From the genome of Solibacillus sp. FSL H8-0538:
AGCACATGATAAAAATCGTGTAATTGGGTATGACAATGGTATGCCGTGGCATTTGCCAGGTGATTTGCAATATTTTAAGGAAATGACGATGGGTAAGCCAGTTATTATGGGGCGTAAAACGTTCGAATCGATTGGTCGCCCGCTCCCAGGTCGCCGCAATATTGTTATTACACGCAATACGGAATTTACTGCCCCAGGTATTGAAACCGTTCCTAGCTTAGAAGCAGCACTTGACCTTGTAAGTGAGGTAGAGGAAATTATGATTATTGGCGGTGAACAAATTTTCAAGCTGGCCTTACCGCTTGCTGATAAATTGTATATTACTTTAATTAATCATGAATTTACAGGTGATACGTATTTCCCAACGTATGATGATTGGACGCTTACTGCGAGCCGCGAGCCCATTACGGCACCAGAAGGCTATACATTTACTTATTGTATTTTTGAGAAGTGATAGGTTGAAAAAAGGTTTGCGCCATTAAATTGAGCGCAAACCTTTTTTCTATTATTCTTTTATAAGCAATACGTCATAACAATAAAAAATGTCCCATGTAAAGAGTGTTAACCAACCTACTATTACTAGCTAGGGTTTGTGTATTGATTAAAAGGAAATAATTAAATAGAATTGATATTTTTCGTTGCTAAGTACTGCGTATAAGCTGAAGATGACGAAAGTTGTGACATTAAACTAGAATTCGTCGTAGCCTCAGATGTTTTTTGTGTTAAGTATTGACTCAGTAGATTGACATTTTGCGTCATTTGCTCAAGGCGAAGCTTCGATGCTATGGAACTTTTGTCTACTAAACTTTCTTCATAATTTGTTGCTTGTGCTTGCAAATTGTCCTTCGCAGCTGTGAGCATTTTCATTTGCTGTGCTAGGAAATTCGATTGTAAAAAGTTTGAAAATGTATCGGTTGTCGTGGAATCATTGTTATTGCTAGTTGTTGACGATGTATCTAAATATGAAGATAAAATATCGTTACCCGTAGAACTCCCCCCAAGCAGGCTCTCAAGTGAGCTAGACATTCCGAATGAAGACAAATCTGAAAACAATGAACTTGTCGATGTTTTATCGTTGCTTGCTGATGTAGCAGTTAAGAAGTAATCAGCAAAGCTTGTTGAATACATATTAGAAGATGTATTCGTAGACGACTTCGTTGAGCCTGGAAAGCGTCCGGAAGTTGTGTAATAACTTGAAATATCCATAGCCATAATCATTCACCTCCCTTCCATTATCGGTTATATTACACTAAGTTTTATTTTAAAGGGTGAATATGTCAGTTAGAAGTCGACCAAATTCAACAATAAGTGCTACTGACATTTTCTTGACATAAAAGGGTGGTATACTATTGGAAAAAAAGGAACAAAAGGTGAGAAGTAAGCATGCGAAAAATTTTAGTTATTGAAGATGAACTGGCCATTAGTCAAGTTTTAAAAGCATATTTAATGAAACATGAATTTGAAGTCGTTCAATGCTTCACCGGCTCACAGGCAATTGACATATTTTTAGACGCAAAGCCGGATTTAGTACTTTTAGATGTGATGCTACCAGGGAAGGATGGCTGGACCATCTTAAAGGAAATTCGTGAAAGAACTTCGACACCTGTCATAATGCTTACGGCGCTTGGGGAAGTAGAATATCGCTTAGAAGGCTTCGAGGAAGGGACAGATGATTACATTACGAAGCCATTTATTGGTGAGGAGGTCGTGGCACGTGTAAAGGCGGTATTGAGGCGTGCAAACTCGGAGCGGCAGGAACGGTGCAAATTCGGCCAATTAGAAATTGATTTTAAAGGGCATTCTGTATATATGGAGGGGCAAGAAATTGAATTAACGCCCCGGGATTTATCGGTGCTGCTGTTTTTAGCAGAGCATCCGAATCAAACGTTTACACGGGATCAACTGTTAGAACATGTATGGGGATGGGAATATGATGGCAGTGATCGTGCCGTTGATTTAGCGATTAAGCGCATCCGTAAAGCATTAGTAAGTTGGCCAGAGCAAGACGGCGAAATTCGTACATTACGAGGGCTTGGGTACCAGTTCCATGTTTACTAAACATAAGCGCGTATCTCTTCTTTCGTACTGGACGAGTCGCTACGTTCTTACATTACTAATAGGTCTTGGCTTTGTGTTCCTTATTTCAATTTTATGGGTGCGCCATACAACACTTGAATACCGTCTTGAAATGATGGAATATATGACGGATGAAATGATTCACCGGATTACGAATAATGAATCACCAGGAGCTGGAAAAGGTCGAGATATCCCTAATTTTATTGATGAAAAAGACCGCCCGAACTTCCGTGATATTAATCCTGTTATGTATATTGCAGATGCGGAAGGCAACGTACTTACGAGCAATCGGCCGTTCAATCCAGTACCGAATATAAAGTTTGCGGATTTTCTTAGTCATAGTGAGGGGGTTGTAAAAACAACAATCGATGGCGAGGCACTTTATATGGTGAAGCGTGAAATTATTTCAGAAGAGGAGACACTTGGCTATCTTTTCGTTGTCGAAACAAAGGCGATACTCGTGCAGGTGAAGCAGGAATTCGGACAGCTTACTTTGTTAATCGTGACGCTCGGCTTACTCGGTTGGTGTGCGATTTACTATTTATCAAAACGTTTGTCTCGGCCGATTAAGAACGTGGCAGAGGCCGCAAAGCTTGTGCAGGAGGGCAATTACAATTTTGAACTCCCTTCTTTGATTAAAGAAAAGGAAGTATATGAGCTCGTCACGTCCTTTAAAGAAATGGCAACAAAACTAGAGCAGCTGGAAAAAACGCGTACCCAACTACTCGCTGGAGTGACGCATGAATTAAAAACCCCAGTTACATCAATAAGTGGTCTTCTCCAGGCTGTACAGGACGGGGTGGTAACCGATGCTGATGCGGATGAATTCATTCAAATGGCGCTTGTGGAAACGACAAAAATGAAAACAATGGTCGGCGATTTACTGGCGTTTAATACATTTGCTGTAGATGCAGTGCCTGTCCATATGACGACGATGGATGCCAATGATTGCATTCAGAGTATTGTAGCAAGATGGGGGGCTACGCGTGAAACGTTCGAAATTATCGTTCATAAATTACAGACAAATGTAGAAGTACGTGTGGATCAAGTGCGCATTCAGCAAATCATCACGAATATTTTAACAAATGCAGCACAGGCTATGAATAATAAGGGTACTCTGACAATTTCACTAAATGAACAATATGAATTTGTTCACGTCAACATCCAAGATAATGGCTCAGGGATTCCGGAAGCAGATCAACCTTTTGTATTTGAACGCTTTTACCGAGGGGAAAATAAAAAATACGCGGTGCGCGGTTTAGGGCTCGGCTTACCACTAAGTAAAATGATGGCGCAGTCTATAGGTGGAGACCTTCAGCTTATCTCCAGTGATAAAAACGGTACATGCTTTGAAATTTTATTAAAAAAAGAATAACTTGACATGTAGTTGACACACTGTGCGTATATACTAAAGGTCTAAAGAAACAAACTATTGGAGGAAACATAATGAACATGAAGAAATTACTAAAGATGGGTACCATTCCATTCGCATTATCAGCAATGCTTGTAGGCTGCTCTGATTCATCATCAGAAACAGTCGCGACTGTAAACGATGAGGCCATCACATCGGAACAATTAAACACAAAACTTACACAGCAATACGGTTCGGAAATTTTAGATACACTGATCACAAATAAAATTATCGAGCTAGAAGCGAAAAAATTAGACGTCTCTGCTAGTAAAGAAGAAATTGAAGAAGAATACAAAGAGTATGCGGACATGTATGGTGGTGAGGATGCGCTTCTTGAGGTGTTATCATCATATAATGTCACTGCAGCTGACATTAAAAAGGACATTGAAATTTACTTATTAACCGTAAAAGTGATGGAAGACTATGTTAAAATCACTGATGAAGATGTTAAAACTTACTTTGAGGAAAATAAAGAAACATTTGGTACAGCTGAACAAGTGGAAGCGAGCCATATTTTAGTCGCTGACGAGAAAACAGCAAATGAAGTCGAAAAAAAATTAAAAGCGGGTGAGGATTTTACTAAGCTAGCTAAAGAATACTCAACAGATACTGCTAATAAAGAAACTGGTGGTGCACTTGGCTTCTTCGGTCGTGGTAAAATGGCAACAGAATTTGAAGATAAAGCATTTTCGATGAAGGTTGGCGATGTGAGTGAGCCAGTTAAAACAGAATTTGGCTTCCATATTATAAAAGTGACAGATAAAAAAGAAGCAAAAGAAGCGACATTTGAAGAGTCAAAAGAAGAAGCACGTGTAGCATTACTTGAACAACGTGTAAATGAACAATATCCAACGTGGGTAGAAGAAAAACGCGGAGAATATGATATTGTAAATAATTTATTTAAATAATTGACTAAATCTCCGCTACTGTGCGGAGATTTTTTAGTGGTTAAGGAAATATAAAATTACCTATCGTTCCTCGAGAAAAAACCTTATAGTTAAAAAGAAAGAATTTTCTTATTATAAAGGAGACCAACGATGCATACATATAAAATTGCCGTCATACCAGGGGACGGAATCGGGAAAGAGGTAGTACCAGCTGCGATCGAAGTACTAGATGCAGTTGCAAAAATGGACGGAACATTTCAGTTTGAATGGACGGAATTTCCATGGGGCTGTGACTACTATTCAACGCATGGGGAAATGATGCCAAAGAACGGCATAGATACATTGAAACAATTCGACCAAATTTTTCTTGGTGCAGTTGGCATGCCAGAGCTTGTTCCAGATCACATTTCTTTATGGGGTCTACTCATTAAAATTCGTCGTGAAATGAAACAGTCTATTAATGTTCGACCAGCTAAGCTATTAAAAGGGTTAGAATCGCCGCTGAAACACCCGAATAACTTTGATATTACAGTTGTTCGTGAAAATTCAGAAGGAGAGTATTCGGAAAGTGGCGGTCGAATTCATCAAGGCGATGATGAAATTGCGCTGCAAAATGCGATCTTCACACGTAAAGCAACAGAGCGTGCGATGCGCTATGCATTTGAACTGGCAAAAAATTCACACGGCCATGTAACGAGTGCGACGAAATCAAATGGGCTTACCTATTCAATGCCGTTTTGGGATGAAGTTTTTTCCGTGGTGAAGCAGGATTATCCGGATATTGATACAACGGTAAACCATATTGATGCCCTTGCTGCATTTTTTGTGATGAAGCCGGATACCTTTGATGTCATTGTCGCATCCAACTTGTTTGGGGATATTTTAACGGATCTTGGGGGTGCAATTATGGGTAGCATCGGGATAGCGCCAGCTGCAAACTTAAATATTGAGCGCGAGTATCCGTCAATGTTTGAACCGGTACATGGCTCAGCACCGGATCTTGCAGGACAAGGACTTGCAAACCCAATTGGTCAAATTTGGACAGGTAAAATGATGCTAGATTTCTTAGGCCATCATGAGGCAGGTGCCCGGGTTATGAATGCAATTGAAGCGACACTTGAGCGGGGCATTAAAACAGGTGATATCGGTGGCACAGCAACACTAGTAGATGTGAAAGTAGCAATTTTACAGTATCTTCAAACACATGAGGAAGTTACGCTATAATGTATAGAAAAAATCCACGAAATGAAGGCGGTCTCTCATGCGGGAGGCCACTGCCCGTGAAAAAGCGAGTGCCAGAGCACGAATGCCCTATCATTATTTAGCAGATATTTATTGGAATTCTTAGTAGAAATCCTCTTTTTCAGTGCCCTCGGAAAGACGCCGTCTAAGTCACCAATATTCGAAAATAAAATCATTATTGCTGAAGTTGTGGAACAATTTATCGAGTAATAATTTTATTTTAGATTCTCATTTAAGGTGAAACTTAAATGGTGTTTTTTTCGTTTATTTAGTAAATAATTGAGAATTTAGTGCTTTGGTGCTATGATTCAATTCGACAACTTTGAATAAACGAAGAAGGGAAGTAACTGTATGTTAGACTCAATTCGCTGGCTCATTCCGAATGTGAAGGAACCAACGATGATGGATGTTGCCATTTGCCTAGTTATTATTATTGTAGGCTGGTTAGTACAACACTATGTAATTAAAAAAATAATTAACTGGAACGTAAAGCATCTTGAAAAAAAAGCAAATCCTTTTTATGCGCGCGTTATAGAACAGTTTAGCCGTTCAATTCGCTATGCTTTTTTTATGGTTGTTATATTTTTTAGTCTGTCATTTTTAATTGAAGTATCACTGTTCTCTAGTCCGAAAACGCAAAACTTATTTATTTCGTTTATGGTATTTTACGTGTTTAAGGGTATTCATGATTTGCTGACGTATTATACGAAAAATCCGAGTAGCTTTTATAGCATTAGTAAAGATCAAGATCTGCTGACACCATTTTTCCTACGTATTTCAAAAGTAATCGTTATGCTCATTGCATTATTTACCATTGCCTCGTTATGGAACTTTAATCTAAATGGATTTTTGACGGGGATTGGGTTAACGGGTGTGGCATTAGCGTTTGGTATACGGGATACGCTTGGGCATGTATTTGGTGGGCTGAGTGTTGCCCTTGATAAGCCATTCCAAATAGGTGATTGGGTAGCAACGGAGGATTTTAAAATCGAAGGCTTTATTGAAGATATTAACCTGCGCAGTACGCTCATCCAAACAGGCGATAAAGGCTTAGTGTACGTGCCGAACTCGTATTTAGTGAACCGCCCGCTGTACAATTTAAGTAAGCGTACAAAACGTAAATGCGAACTGTTTTTTTATGTGTCAACGGAAAATAGTGAGGATGCTGTGCGAAAAATTTGCGAGGAGATTCGCGAGCAAATTTATTTACATAAGAAAACAGATAAAGACATAATCTACGTCAATATCGATGAAATGCGTCTGAGCTCATTTCGTATGTTAATTCGTTTTTACGTTGTAACAAATGATATGGGTGAAATGCTCGAAGTCAAACAAGATATTTTATTTGCGATGAATCAAATATTAGAGGATGCACAAATCTTAGTTGCTGAACACGAAAAAGAGCTTTGGGTTCATCAAGAAATTGTAAAGTAATAGGTAAAAAATGCTCGTAGTATAATGAGTGAAGGTATAAAAAATAGAGGCACCCAATATGGATGTCTCTATTTTCATAAGTAATTGACAACGCAGCCAACCATACAGCCGCAACCAGCAAGTACGAATAAGTGCCAAATCGCATGATTGTACGGCAGGCGTGTCCACGCATAAAAAATGGAACCAAATGTAAAGAATAGCCCACCAGCAAGTAATAGTGTAAAGCCATCAAACTGTAGGAAACTATACAAAGGCTTAATGGCAAGTATAATCAACCAGCCCATTACAATGTAAAGTATGAGTGAGAACGTTTCAAAGCGGTGAATAAATAAACATTTAAACACAATGCCAAATAGCGCAATAACCCAAATCAGGCATAGCAGTACAATTCCAAGCGTACCAGCAATTGCAATTAGTAGGAACGGCGTGTAAGTTCCTGCAATTAATATATAAATAGACGAGTGATCTAAAATCGAGAAAAAATTCTTATATTTAGCTGGCATACTATGTAGTAAAGTTGACATTAAAAATAATAAAATAAGTGAAGCACCGAAAATCGAGAACGATACGATTTGTATTGTAGATTCATTACGTACAGCCATAATAATCATTAATATGCAAACCGGAATACTTAGTAAAAAACCAATCCCGTGAGTAATCGCGTTCCATAATTCTTC
Proteins encoded in this window:
- a CDS encoding dihydrofolate reductase; protein product: MISLIVAHDKNRVIGYDNGMPWHLPGDLQYFKEMTMGKPVIMGRKTFESIGRPLPGRRNIVITRNTEFTAPGIETVPSLEAALDLVSEVEEIMIIGGEQIFKLALPLADKLYITLINHEFTGDTYFPTYDDWTLTASREPITAPEGYTFTYCIFEK
- a CDS encoding HAMP domain-containing sensor histidine kinase, whose protein sequence is MFTKHKRVSLLSYWTSRYVLTLLIGLGFVFLISILWVRHTTLEYRLEMMEYMTDEMIHRITNNESPGAGKGRDIPNFIDEKDRPNFRDINPVMYIADAEGNVLTSNRPFNPVPNIKFADFLSHSEGVVKTTIDGEALYMVKREIISEEETLGYLFVVETKAILVQVKQEFGQLTLLIVTLGLLGWCAIYYLSKRLSRPIKNVAEAAKLVQEGNYNFELPSLIKEKEVYELVTSFKEMATKLEQLEKTRTQLLAGVTHELKTPVTSISGLLQAVQDGVVTDADADEFIQMALVETTKMKTMVGDLLAFNTFAVDAVPVHMTTMDANDCIQSIVARWGATRETFEIIVHKLQTNVEVRVDQVRIQQIITNILTNAAQAMNNKGTLTISLNEQYEFVHVNIQDNGSGIPEADQPFVFERFYRGENKKYAVRGLGLGLPLSKMMAQSIGGDLQLISSDKNGTCFEILLKKE
- a CDS encoding peptidylprolyl isomerase, producing MNMKKLLKMGTIPFALSAMLVGCSDSSSETVATVNDEAITSEQLNTKLTQQYGSEILDTLITNKIIELEAKKLDVSASKEEIEEEYKEYADMYGGEDALLEVLSSYNVTAADIKKDIEIYLLTVKVMEDYVKITDEDVKTYFEENKETFGTAEQVEASHILVADEKTANEVEKKLKAGEDFTKLAKEYSTDTANKETGGALGFFGRGKMATEFEDKAFSMKVGDVSEPVKTEFGFHIIKVTDKKEAKEATFEESKEEARVALLEQRVNEQYPTWVEEKRGEYDIVNNLFK
- a CDS encoding response regulator transcription factor produces the protein MRKILVIEDELAISQVLKAYLMKHEFEVVQCFTGSQAIDIFLDAKPDLVLLDVMLPGKDGWTILKEIRERTSTPVIMLTALGEVEYRLEGFEEGTDDYITKPFIGEEVVARVKAVLRRANSERQERCKFGQLEIDFKGHSVYMEGQEIELTPRDLSVLLFLAEHPNQTFTRDQLLEHVWGWEYDGSDRAVDLAIKRIRKALVSWPEQDGEIRTLRGLGYQFHVY
- the trhA gene encoding PAQR family membrane homeostasis protein TrhA, with amino-acid sequence MFDHEAFDYKNWKEELWNAITHGIGFLLSIPVCILMIIMAVRNESTIQIVSFSIFGASLILLFLMSTLLHSMPAKYKNFFSILDHSSIYILIAGTYTPFLLIAIAGTLGIVLLCLIWVIALFGIVFKCLFIHRFETFSLILYIVMGWLIILAIKPLYSFLQFDGFTLLLAGGLFFTFGSIFYAWTRLPYNHAIWHLFVLAGCGCMVGCVVNYL
- a CDS encoding tartrate dehydrogenase, giving the protein MHTYKIAVIPGDGIGKEVVPAAIEVLDAVAKMDGTFQFEWTEFPWGCDYYSTHGEMMPKNGIDTLKQFDQIFLGAVGMPELVPDHISLWGLLIKIRREMKQSINVRPAKLLKGLESPLKHPNNFDITVVRENSEGEYSESGGRIHQGDDEIALQNAIFTRKATERAMRYAFELAKNSHGHVTSATKSNGLTYSMPFWDEVFSVVKQDYPDIDTTVNHIDALAAFFVMKPDTFDVIVASNLFGDILTDLGGAIMGSIGIAPAANLNIEREYPSMFEPVHGSAPDLAGQGLANPIGQIWTGKMMLDFLGHHEAGARVMNAIEATLERGIKTGDIGGTATLVDVKVAILQYLQTHEEVTL
- a CDS encoding mechanosensitive ion channel family protein encodes the protein MLDSIRWLIPNVKEPTMMDVAICLVIIIVGWLVQHYVIKKIINWNVKHLEKKANPFYARVIEQFSRSIRYAFFMVVIFFSLSFLIEVSLFSSPKTQNLFISFMVFYVFKGIHDLLTYYTKNPSSFYSISKDQDLLTPFFLRISKVIVMLIALFTIASLWNFNLNGFLTGIGLTGVALAFGIRDTLGHVFGGLSVALDKPFQIGDWVATEDFKIEGFIEDINLRSTLIQTGDKGLVYVPNSYLVNRPLYNLSKRTKRKCELFFYVSTENSEDAVRKICEEIREQIYLHKKTDKDIIYVNIDEMRLSSFRMLIRFYVVTNDMGEMLEVKQDILFAMNQILEDAQILVAEHEKELWVHQEIVK